A window of Photobacterium toruni genomic DNA:
TTATTGATTCATTACGATCAGGAGAGGCTATTTATATATCACATTCCCCCTCCTTTTCTTGTCTAAAGAATGATTTCTCTGAAATATTATTAGGCAAAAGAACAGTTAATTAAAAGTGGAAGTTACCAGTGAAATTCTATTATAGTAATAATAAAGTTATAGTGCATTAGGCTGGTATTTACAACACTCTTTATCTTATATAAAAAGGAATCTACATGGCTATTACGATAAGAGATATTGAACAACATTATTACATGATCGAAGAATTAAAATCACTAACAAAAACGAATGTTACAACTAAAGCGTTAATTAATGGTGGTTATTTGGCTGTTGAAATAGGCAAAAAATTAGAACAAGAAACTATTTTAAGAATAAAAGCTGAAGAAGAATTATCTGAATTAAAAGAAAAAGTACTTTCCTTTATTCAAAGTAAAGAAGCATTATTAAAATCAGTAAATTAATCAGTCTTTAGCCCAAGAATAAATACCTTGGGCTAACTATTCATTATTAAATATAACTAATTCATCAAATCCAGTTTGATGATCATATTCACACTCAAATCTTAAATTATTATATTCAAGCATACATAGTTCTACTGTATAAGATACTATACACCCAGGAACTAAATGACCACCATATACACGCCCTTCACTATCAGCTACCGAAATATGTATATGAACATGCTTCGGTGTTAACGTTCC
This region includes:
- a CDS encoding PPC domain-containing DNA-binding protein, translated to MITPYAKRLLKGEDLRLSLLAFIKLNNIQSGSLLTGVGCLSEAKIRLANEQKILYLAGPLEIISLSGTLTPKHVHIHISVADSEGRVYGGHLVPGCIVSYTVELCMLEYNNLRFECEYDHQTGFDELVIFNNE